The DNA region gaaatttaaaaatgtagAGTAGCTTTAACAACTTCCCCATGTGTGACTTCCATAACTAATTGAATAACCCTAACCCGATAAGGTGCAACAATGGGAGCCACGATTTGGGGTTTAAGCTTGTCAAAATGCTACATTTTCTGTAAATTTGCATTGCGGCTGGACTGCACGGACAGATATGAGCAGCAGAACCTATGAGATGCAGGGAAAAAATAACCAAGGGCTACGTTCAAATTCCCATTTTATATTCTCACAATCAGGAGGAATTAAAATATTAGTGAATCAGGTCTAGCataacaaaaagcaaaacatgcaTGCAGTTTCATTTTGTCTAAGAATAGACAACATAAAAAAAGGTTTGGCTACTTGTGGTTAAGTGCAATTTCTCTTGTGTGGTGAGGGCTGGAGAGGCTGGTTGGCATCGGGAGGTCACTTAGTGGAAGTGTTGCTGGCAGTGGATCTTCTCCTCGGCCTGGTCAAGAAGGTCCAGCATCTCCTGGATGATGGCCTTCAGCGCACGACCCAGGTCTTCACCGCTGTAAGGCTTTCCAAGAGGAGGCACGTGGATGAAGGCAGAGCGACCGTGGCTCAGGTACAGAGATGTGTAGTAGGTGAAGTCACACAGATACCTGTCAGGGAGGAAGGCCAAGAGGGTTTCAGATAACAGAGTCGTGATACGGTTACTATAGCGGAACAATTCTAGTTACCACTGATACACACAGGCGCTAGTTTATTAGGCACAAGTGCTAAAATTAATGTTCTGTATTCATTACACTCAGAAATGCACTAAAAGAGGATTGTTTTAATGCAACACCACATCCCTTCTCTAAACTAAGCAAAAAGTAGAATAAGAGTGTATGTTCAGTGTAGATCAGTTATTGTGTGTGGAAAGACAATTACCTTCCAGCGTCTTTGGAAACAGACACAGTTACTCCTAAACCCGAAGTGGTCACTCTCTTGCAGACTAATTCCATGTCAATACCAGAGTCGATGCAATCTGGGCCTCCTACGATGCAACACTGTGAATCAGGAGAGAAGCCACTAATGTCCAGACCCTCGTAGCCGTGATTTTTGCCACACTTCTCCAGCGTGACAGTGGTGGCCATGCCCGAGACGCCAACGTGGACTACCAACTAgtaaacagaggagacagagtgaAATAGTGAAAACACGGCACAAtcactgtgcttttactgtATCACAATTCAAAATGATCTCCTAACACAGAGCTAAAGCAGACATGACAGTGGTCCCATTACCTGTGGATGGTACTGCTTCCATAGCGAAGGAACCAAACTCTGGACTTTCTGGTACTCTACAGGAACCTCATGCACATGTAGGTCCACTTCATTTCCCAGTCCAAGcttcttcagctcctggtggaaCAAATAAATGCATAATGTTATCCAGGGAATGTGAAAAGAGGTTTCCATAATGTCCCCAAAACTGATTAAAAATCTACACACGCTGATAAAACTAAAGCATTGTGAAAACAACGGAAACTAAAATATGATTTTAAATGTCAATTGTCTATTATCACTGACCAAGAGAAAATACCGTTCAATCTTTGAGTTTGAATCAAACATACTTCTGTTTCTTGACCCTAAACTGCCACACATAGCAATTCTATCAGCTATTACATGACAACAAAATAGAAGTCATACTGTTGAAATAATTggtattatttatatttaaacagtaaCAAAAAGTAtaacattgtaaaaaaaataaaaagacaatgcCAAATCATGTTCATACATAAAATTATCACAAAGGATACAACCTTCCGTACAAGTGAGACAAATGTGTGTCAAATTCACAGCCCAACACCTCCCCCAGCCTCCCCTCAGGACAAATAGCCCTGGACACTGACCCCCACTGGTATTGAAAAGGCCTTGTTCGACCATGTCTGTGACCTCGCCACAAAGGGGCCTTTTG from Betta splendens chromosome 4, fBetSpl5.4, whole genome shotgun sequence includes:
- the pgpep1 gene encoding pyroglutamyl-peptidase 1 — its product is MDNSKRTVVVTGFGPFGEHKVNASWVAVQELKKLGLGNEVDLHVHEVPVEYQKVQSLVPSLWKQYHPQLVVHVGVSGMATTVTLEKCGKNHGYEGLDISGFSPDSQCCIVGGPDCIDSGIDMELVCKRVTTSGLGVTVSVSKDAGRYLCDFTYYTSLYLSHGRSAFIHVPPLGKPYSGEDLGRALKAIIQEMLDLLDQAEEKIHCQQHFH